The nucleotide window ctgtctctgtctctctctctctctcccccctccctTCCTCCCTCTTGCATCACTCAACGTCTCATTGCTCTCATTCAACTCTCCGACGCTCCTCTCTTTCCTTTTTGGTTCCTGCAAGAGCATTACCCTGAATTATCGTTCACACCCGCCGCGTCTAAATGATCCTCATCCTCCTTCTCTTTCACCCTGAACAACAGCTTCTACTCCTCCGGCTCCACCCCGGTCTTCTGTGAAACAATCCTTCAATTCCCCTATCAATCACCGAAGTTCCAAAACAATGAAACACCTATCCAATTTCACAAGAGCCATAACTATAATGAACACTATAATCAATTTAATCACCATAACCATTCAGAAAACcctaacaattccaaactccaataacaacaacaattcaAATGAGACTGAAGTTCATCGCCGCAGTACTGAAACTGGAGTGGGCCAGGAGGTTGAAGAAGTGGTGGGCCGGGCCGTGAGAGACGTGGATCTTGATGATGGGCCCACGAGTGGCGGCGGTGTCATCATAGTCGCGCCGCTGCACCAACATGCAGCCGGGTCGGAGCGGTGACCGGCGAGGCATTCGGAGTAGGATTCTTCTTGAACATGGTGGTCGAAAGCGAGTGTGGTAATCTAGAAGACCCGACCCGAGGGGGAAACAGAGGAGCCACTGGAATGGGGTTTTGGAGCACCGCCAGAACCATTTGGTTTCTTTGATTTCGGCGGCGGAGGAGAGTGTGATGCCGGCGAAGATGGTGAAGCAGAGGAGGGTCATGAAGAGGGAGTGGAAGGCGGCGATGGGTCCGAGAGGGACGGGTCGACCCTGGCGGCGTAGGAGGGCGAGGAGGAGATGAAGGAGGACGGAGATGGTTAGGTAAAGGGCGATGGCGGTGAAGAGGAAGGACCGTgtggatggagagagagaagagagagagagagagagagagagagagagagagagagagagagagagagagagagagagagagagagagagggtagtTTTGGAAGAGGAATAACGTGAATtgattaaaaatattaaaaaaagataaagggtgtgtagaatgtaaaaTATGGTGTGTAAATTTTAGCTCCCtgttaattttaccatgttcacaataCAATTGTTGTCAGAATTGTAAAATGGATGATTATCTTGTAAATGAtgtagtttttgaagtaattactacaaatagaacaaaagtgagcacttttacatcaattgttggggtcgtggtaaaatatgtagtcattttagtaatcatttcattaatgataaaaacataaagatttaccattgtgacaataaatttgttatcacacttgttaaattgtcaataaactagtacattagtttaggtggagtaattactaaaaatagaacaaaaattatTGTTTTTACGTTAAATTGACATGAATTATGGTAAAATGCATGGTTATTGAagtaataatttcattaatgataaaaaaaatgaagatttaATTGTCCATAAACTAGTACATAAATTGTAGGTGGAATTCGTACCTACCCCATGATGACTCGAACCGTGGGGAATTCGTACCATGTAGAAGTATAGAAGTCTCAAACTTCAATTAAACATGGATGACGCGTCTTCCATTAACAGCTTCCTTATTACCAGCTGGGGCACATCACCCTAGTTGGAGATTTCCAATGTACAATCAGATATAATTGCCACATCGAGGGCAAGTGGTACTTTTTTCCTTTCACCCATAGTTTTGTTCCAATGGGTTTCGTAGGGAGAAGGTTTTGATGAGGTTACGGTGCTGCTACTATCATGAACTCCTTGACTCCTTGATCTGATCAAATGGACTTTcttaattaaacaaatcaaatcaacTAATGAATGAGAAATCTACCAATTAATTTCTTTTGAACAATTCCTATCAACAAAGTACGTCCGTAGTACAATAACTCAATAAGATTCGTTGATAAGCTTACATAAAACTGATAGACGTACTTCTCCGTATTCCTAATTGAccagttttatttttcttcatttttatatCACGAAACTACTATTCTCCATTTTGCTTCCGCATGCGTGCAAGGATTACCAACGTCTAAAAGTAAACAGCCCTGTTCAAGGATTAccaatattattattataagaTCGCAATAGTCAATAATCACCGACCACAACTTGTTCAATGATTCACTATAAATATAAATCTTTCCTTCCTTCCAATACACCACAAACATATTCCAAGAGAGAGATATTCATTACAGAGAGTAAAAGCCTACATTGAAAGAAAGCGCGCAAAGATGTCTGATCAATGCGAAGGTAATGTATGCTTGATCTGGTTCCTTTGTTTCTTTAATTATAAAGTAATTGATGCGAGTACTAATTTTTTTGAGTccttatataaaatatatatgcagGTAAGAATTCATGGCCTGAACTGTTGGGAGCTGAGGGAACAGTTGCAAAGGCAACAATTGAGCGAGAAAACTCTTCAGTCGAGGCAGTGATCGTGCCAGAAGGATCGGTTGTCACTGCAGATTTCAGGTGTGATAGGGTTCGTGTTTGGGTCAATACAGCTGGCATTGTTACCAGGGTCCCTGTCATTGGGTAATTGATCGATCGTTGATAATAATGGTTACTAGCTAGTCTCTTACATGTGAAGAAAATCATATGAAATAATACTGAAATAATGAGTTGTGTTTCCATGCAATATTCATTCTATTAAACAGAATgtagtttgtttttctttcagtGTATTCTTACTGAATCTACATAAATAAAGAATCATTATTGCCTTTTCTTCTCTAAATATTCTTGTCTTTGATCAATTACAAATGTGGTTAGGGTTTTCTTTCAGTACACCATACATACGAATCTAGGCTTTCAATGAATGTTATTAATTAAACAGATAAAGTCAACATATACTAGAATTTTCCTAAAGGATTTATCAATTTTTAACAAGCAAAATGAACAAACAGATAAAGATAATCTGGAGTACAAAACTAAAACGATCACATCTTACCAAATTTTACCTTGTTTAACAAACTACATCGTGAAATACAGCAACCACAGAAGAAACTTCTTACTTTGAAAAGAACTATTGGTAGAGGTGAATTCTTTTCTTATTTGGGTTTAGACTTTGCTTTGTGTCAATCAATTCCGTATACAAAATGACCCAAGAAATAGTTCGTTTGCACGAGCAAGAAACCGATAAACAAAGTTATGTGTGTCTTTGATTACACAACATTACTCTGCGACTCCATTGTGCCACCGTAGTTCAATGGATACTGGCATGGTAGCTTCTACTTGTGCAGCCATCCACCTTTCGCTGTTCATTTTAGACTTGCTAAATGATTCTAGTTTGTTTCATGAGTTGTCCATACTTGGAAATGTTAAGCAGCAAAATTATTCTGTTGTTCATGATCTTCAACGTCTCATTTGCCCCAGTTGAATGgtttctttttccctttgttCATGTTTTACTTGATATATGTAGAGAAATTTCCGTACCTTTTATGGCGTAATTGCCGTTGGAGGGTGCGCAGACCATTAAGAAATGCTATGACAGGTTTTAATTGCAAATTAAAGGGTTCAGAAGACCACTAATAAATTACTTCTACTTACATAGAACTCTTCTCATTGAGGCCTAAAGACAGTAAGCACAACTAGGAAGAGAAATGCAAGATTTTCAAGCTGAGAGATAGAGCCAGGCCAACACTGATGCCAATATTAGGTAAAAAGTGTCGAAATACATTGCGGACCATGAAATCCTTCAGGATTTTTCTTACAATGTACTATCTATGAAGCTAAATAAAACAGTTAATATGCTTCTTCATCTTGAGTGTTGTTTCTACTCAAGAAGTCACGACTCTGGACATCAAATTTCAGAAACTGCAATATAGGATCAAAAGACGAGGGAATTACTATCAACTTCATACACCTATATATATAAGGTCAATTTAACTGGACAGTAGGAAGAACCTAAAGAGTCTACCATTCATCTGCAACTGGAATGCGATAATGCTGTGCCAAACGCTTAGCAATTCCATCTGTTATCACGCCATTTATCGTTTCATACTTCTCATGATTCGCCTTGAGGGCTCCTTGCTTCCTCTCTGCAAGCTTCTCTTCATCCTCCAACTGTTGATTGAGCGCAATGTCAACTTCAAGAGCATGATCCTTGGCAAGCTGCTTCAATTTATTTGCCACTTCAAAGTCAGGATCCTTTGTCTCCACCCAACGGAACTCTATCTTTCTACCAGGCTTTGCAGGACGATCCTCAAACATCTCCGGTTTCGCTTCACGTGCCCTCACAGGCCTTGGAATTCCACCAACCATAAAAGGCCTATGAGATATTTCTGAGACAATGGCATTAGCCTGCCTCGGGTTCTCCGGCCATCTCCACCAATGCAGAAACGGGGATGCATGTTCTTTGTTTCCAAGTAATTTGGAATGAGTTGAACATTTTTAACTGTCCCGAACtgcattagttttttttttcgttccacttctctttgttttcacttctttcttcttctttttccttgccACTTCTTCTATTTTGTTCTGCTCCAGTcttaaacaaaacccagaaccaAAACGAAATGAAGATGGACTTGAAGACTGAATCTGAATTAGAGATGGACTTGGAGACTGGTGCTGAATTAGATGGACTTGGAGATGGGTACGGAGGAGCTTCCACGAAGCAAATGGGAGATGGGGCTGTGTCTTAATTCTCGGCGAGAGAAGACCACCTCTTAATTTGTTATTTGTGTTTCCTCAGGCCAGCAACACATTTGTTAGGCCGAACCGGTGCCATCTCACAGCAGTAATTTGGAACACCGTCATCCAAAACATGCGATGGAATCACGGTGTGGGATCGCTGTTTCTCATTGTTTCATTTGTAGAGCCAACATGATGCCCACCAAGTATTCGATGAAAGGCCAAAGACAAACTCTGCAGCAATTTCCTTGCTGGATTTTGGCAAAGGTAGTCTTCGTGAGCTTTGTCTTATTGacttttgcttttttctttcgTTGATTCCGGGACCATGATTTAATTaaacttttgtttgttttgtttgttttttttttttataatttttttctgcTTGCAAGTGCAATTAGATCACCAAGCTTcaccttcttctcctcctctttcATGGCTTCAAAGGTGCTCCTCCATCATGGAGAATAGATTTAGCTTTGTGCAGGTCTCaatttgaaggagaaaaatTAACTCCCTTATCGCTTATTTGCAGGTGTCATAAGGAGGACACACAGATTATTGCTGACATTGAGAGTAAGTTTTGTTATCAGAACATtcactttcttctcttttttgctTTGTGCTTTTGTCAATTTCTGCAATTGTCTTGTTCACATTGATTTCATTTAATTGTGATCTTCATGTTCAAACCTGGAGCCACCGCCAAAAGATTCTTGCATGAATTCAAAGCTTTTGATAATTATTTCAAAGCTTTTGGTATTACACTATTACTGCACTCCACCTTGCCATTTTGTCTTATACCCTTAATTGAACTATCAATTTTGATTAGGGAGCATACCACCGCCAAGCTTTCATTGAATCTTCAA belongs to Rosa chinensis cultivar Old Blush chromosome 4, RchiOBHm-V2, whole genome shotgun sequence and includes:
- the LOC112198326 gene encoding glu S.griseus protease inhibitor, translating into MSDQCEGKNSWPELLGAEGTVAKATIERENSSVEAVIVPEGSVVTADFRCDRVRVWVNTAGIVTRVPVIG
- the LOC112198682 gene encoding uncharacterized protein LOC112198682, with protein sequence MVGGIPRPVRAREAKPEMFEDRPAKPGRKIEFRWVETKDPDFEVANKLKQLAKDHALEVDIALNQQLEDEEKLAERKQGALKANHEKYETINGVITDGIAKRLAQHYRIPVADEW